Genomic segment of Streptomyces sp. NA02950:
AGCCTCTACACCGCCGACATCACGCGCACCCTGCCCCTCTCCGGCCGCTTCTCGCCGGTGCAGCAGCAGGTGTACGACCTCGTGCTCGCCGCCCAGGACGCGGGGATCGCGGCACTCAGGCCGGGCGCGTGCTTCCGCGACTTCCACCGGGCCGCGATGAGGGTGATCGCCGAGGGGCTCGCTGAGTGGGGTGTGCTCAAGAGCCCGGAGGGTGACCTCCACCGCCGCTACACCCTGTGCAGCAGCGGGCACATGCTCGGGCTCGACGTCCATGACTGTGCGCAGGCGCGGGCGGAGACCTATCTGGACGGGGTGCTGGAGGAGGGCCAGGTGCTGACGGTCGAGCCCGGCCTCTACCTTCAGCCGGACGATGAGACGCTCCCGGCCGAACTGCGGGGTATCGGCGTGCGTATCGAGGACGATTTGGTCATCACCGCCGAGGGGGCGCGGCTGATGTCGGGAGCCCTGCCGCGTACGCCGGACGCGATCGAGTCGTGGATGGGCGGGCTGATCGAGGGCTGAGCCTCTTGGCAAACGGCAGTGCAATGTGAAATGTTACTGCTGTGCCCACGAGAAGCTCTCCGGATCTCATCATCGTCGGAGCGGGTGTGGTCGGCGCCGCCTGCGCCTACTACGCCGCGCGGTCCGGCCTCTCCGTCACCGTGATCGACCGTGGCCCCGTCGCCGGCGGGACCACGGGGGCCGGTGAGGGCAATCTGCTGGTGTCCGACAAGGAGCCGGGACCCGAACTCGACCTGGCCCTGTTGTCCACGCGGTTGTGGCGGGAGCTGTCCGGCGAGCTGCCGGCCCGTATCGAGTACGAGGCGAAGGGTGGTCTGGTCGTCGCCTCCGGTGAGGCGGGAATGGTGGCCTTGCGGAACTTCGCCGCGCGCCAGGAACGGGCGGGCGTGGCGACCGAGGAGATCACCGGCGACCGGCTCGGCGATCTGGAGCCCCACTTGGCCCCGGGCCTGGCGGGCGGCTTCCACTATCCGCAGGACGCCCAGGTGCAGCCCGCCCTCGCTGCGGCGCATCTGCTGAGGGCCGCTGGCGGGCAGCGCTCCGGCCGGGTGCGCCTGCGGCTCGGCGAGGATGTGACCGGTGTTCTGACGGGCGCGCAGGGCGAGGTGCGGGGCGTGCGCATGGTGAGCGGTGATCTGCATGCTCCCTATGTCGTCAACGCGGCCGGCCCCTGGGGCGGCGAGATGGCCCGGCTCGCGGGCGTGGAGCTGCCGGTGCTGCCCCGGCGCGGCTTCGTCCTCGTCACCGAACCCCTGCCGCGTGTGGTGCGGCGCAAGGTGTACGCGGCCGACTACGTCGCCGATGTCGCCAGCGGCTCGGCGGCGTTGCAGACCTCCGCCGTCGTCGAGGGCACCCCGGCGGGCCCGATCCTGATCGGCGCCAGCCGGGAACGGGTCGGCTTCGACCGCACGCTGTCGGTGGAGGTGCTGCGCCGCCTCGCGGCCCAGGCCACACGCCTGTTCCCGGTGCTCGCACGCATACGGGTGATGCGGACCTACGCGGGATTCCGTCCGTACCTGCCCGACCATCTGCCCGCGATCGGCCCGGACCCGCGTGTACCCGGCCTGCTGCAGGCCTGCGGCCACGAGGGCGCGGGCATAGGGCTGGCCCCGGCGACGGGGATGATCGTCGCCCGGATCCTGTCCGGCAAGGATCTCCCGCTGGACATCGAGCCGTTCAGGCCGGACCGGTTCGGTGACGTGTGAGGAAACCGACTGTCCCCGGAAATTTTCCCCCCGGAAGGAGCCGCGCCATGGCGCGTGACCGCACCCCCGCTGAACTCGCCGGCGCGGCGCCCGAGGCCCCGTTCGAGATCACCTTCGACGGGCGCGCGCTCACCGCGCTGCCCGGGCAGTCCGTCGCCGCCGCCCTCTGGTCGACCGGCATCCTCTCCTGGCGCGCCACCCGCCGCGGCGGTCGTGCGCGCGGAGCCTTCTGCGGCATCGGCCAGTGCTACGACTGCCTTGCCACCATCAACGGCCGGCCCAACAGGCGAGCCTGCCTGGTGCCCGCCCGCCCGGGCGACACGATCACCACCCAGGAAGGACATGGCCATGCCGGACTCGCCGTCTGAGGAGGTGACCGACGACGCGTATGAGGCGCCGTACGACCTGGCGGTGATCGGCGCGGGCTGCGCGGGCCTGGCGGGCGCCGTCACCGCATCCGAACTGGGGTTGTCCGTTGCCCTGCTGGACGGGTCCGGCCAGATCGGTGGACAGTTCTACCGCCGGCCCGCCCCGGCCCTCGGTGCGGTGCGCCCCGAGGCTCTGCACCACGACTGGTCCGCCTTCGCCGACCTGCGCCGCCGCCTGGAGGCCAGTGACATCGTCCATCTCGCCGGGCACCACGTGTGGGCGGTGACGCGGGGGAGCGAGGGGGACGCCGCGTGGGCCGTGCACGCGGTCACCGGCGCGGACGGCGACGGGGACCGCCCGGTCCGCGTGCGCGCCCGCACGGTCCTGTTCGCGACGGGCGCGTACGAACGCCACCTCCCCTTCCCCGGCTGGACGCTGCCGGGCGTCGTGGGCGCCGGGGGAGCGCAGGCGATGATGAAGTCCGCTCTTGTCCTGCCCGGCAGGCGTGTCGTCGTGGCGGGCAGTGGCCCGCTGCTCCTCGCCGTCGCCTCCTCGCTCGCCACCGCCGGGGCGCGGGTGCCCGCGGTGGTCGAGGCATCCGGCTATCTCGGGTACGCCCGCCGTCCGGGCGTCCTCGCCGTCAATCCGCACAAGCTGGCTGAGGCCCTGGTCCACGGCGCGGCGCTGCTGCGGCACGGCGTGCGTCTGCGCACGCGCAGCGCGGTGACCGAAGTCCACGGCACCGACCGGGTGGAGGCGGTCACCGTCTCCCGCGTCGACCGCGACTGGCGGCCCGTTCAGGGCACGGGCCGTCAGATCGCCTGCGACGCACTGGCGGTCGGGCACGGTCTCGTCCCGCAGACAGAGCTGGCCACGGGCCTGGGGTGCGCGACCCGGCGCACCCCGGACGGAACGTACGCCCTCGCCCTGGACGGACTGCAGGAAACCTCGGTACCCGGCCTCTGGGCGGCGGGGGAGACCGGCGGCATCGGCGGCGCGCAACTCGCCCGCGCGGAAGGCGGTATCGCGGGTATCGCGGCAGCGGCCCGGGTGTACGGGCAGCCCGCGCTCACCCGCGGTGGACGAGTGCGGAGGCTCCAGCGCCGCCGTGACCGGATGCGGGCCTTCGCCGACGTCATGGCCGCGGCACACGCCCCGGGGCCGGGCTGGGTGCACTGGCCCGACGACGCGACGGATGTGTGCCGCTGCGAGGAGGTGACCGCCGGTGCCATCCGTGAGGCGGTCGCCGACTACGGCGCCCGTGACGCGCGCACCGTCAAGCTCCTCACCCGAGCGGGCATGGGCTGGTGCCAGGGCCGGGTGTGCGGAGCGGCTGTGGCCTGCCTCGCCGCGGGGCCGGGTGCCGCGTCCGTGCCGCCGTCCGCCGAGCGCCGACCACTCGCGGTGCCCGTGCCGCTGGGGGTGCTGGGCGCGCTCGATCCGGGCGACGCGGTCGCCGAGCCCGCCACCCTCCAGGCGCCCACCGACTCGACCGGGCGGCCCGATACCGCCGGTCCGGACGGGGCCGACAAGCCGACCTCCTGACGAGCCCTGGCGACCCGCACCTCTTGTGGGCCCGGCACACGGCTCAATAAAATGTCACACATCATAGAAGGGTTCCCCTATGACCGCCACCACCGCCGGCACCACCTGGAACGCCGACCACCCCTGGCGCGGCATCATGGTCGCCACCGCGCTTCCCCTGCGCGAGGATCTCTCCGTCGACTACGACGCCTACGCCGAGCACGTCCGCTGGCTCCTCGACAACGGCTGCGACGGGGTCGTACCCAACGGCTCCCTGGGCGAGTACCAGACGCTGACCGACGACGAGCGCGCCCGCGTGGTGCGCACCGCCATCGAGGCCGCGGGCGACGGCGCGCGCGTGATGCCCGGGGTCGCCGCCTACGGCAGCGCGGAGTCCCGTCGCCTGGCCGAGCAGGCCGCCGCGGAAGGCTGCGGCAGCGTCCTGCTGCTCCCACCGAACGCCTACCGTGCGGACGACCGGGCCGTGCGCGCCCACTACGCGGAGGTCGCGCGGGCGGGGCTGCCCGTCGTGGGCTACAACAACCCCATCGACACCAAGGTCGACCTCACCCCCGCTCTCCTCGCCGGGCTCCACGGCGACGGCAGTATCGTGGCCGTCAAGGAGTTCACCGGCGATGTGCGCAGGGCCTACGAGATCGCCGAACTCGCCCCGGACCTCGACCTCCTGATCGGTGCGGACGACGTCCTGCTGGAGCTGGCCCTGGCCGGGGCGGTCGGGTGGATCGCCGGGTACCCGAACGCCTTCCCCGCCACCTGCGCCGAGCTGTACCACGCCGCTGTCGCCGGGGACCTCGGCACCGCGCGGCCGCTCTACAGGTCACTGCACTCACTGCTGCGCTGGGACTCCAAGACCGAGTTCGTGCAGGCCATCAAGTTGTCCATGGACATCGTCGGACGCCGGGGCGGTCCCACCCGCCCGCCGCGCCTGCCGCTGCCCGCCGCGATCGAGACCGCGGTGCGCGCGGCGACCGAGAAGGCCGCCGCCGACGGCCACCACTGACCCCGAGCCGTGCTCAAGGAAGGGACGTACGTGCGTACCCGTCATGTCTTCCACGCCGTCGACTCACACACCGAGGGCATGCCCACCCGTGTGATCACCGGAGGTGCCGGGGTGATCCCCGGCGCCACGATGGCCGAGCGCAGGCTCCACTTCATCGAGCACATGGACCACCTGCGCACGCTCCTGATGTACGAGCCGCGTGGCCACGCCTCCATGAGCGGCGCGATCCTCCAGCCACCGACCCGTCCCGACGCCGACGTCGGGGTGCTGTACATCGAGGTGTCCGGCCTGCTGCCGATGTGCGGGCACGGCACCATCGGCGTGGCCACCGTGCTCGTCGAGACCGGCATGGTCCCGGTCACCGAACCGGTCACCCGCATCCGCCTCGACACCCCGGCCGGGCTGGTCTCCGTCGACGTGCACGTCGAGAACGGGGCGGCGAGGGCGGTGACGCTCACCAACGTCCCCGCCTTCTGCGTCGGCCTCGAGCGGAAGGTGGACGTACCGGGGTACGGGACGGTGCGGTACGACCTCGCCTTCGGCGGGAACTTCTACGCCTTCGTCGAACTGGACACAATGGGGTTGCCGTTCGACCGGTCCCGCAAGGACGAGCTGCTGGCGGCGGGGCTCGCCGTCATGGACGCGATCAACGCGTCCCCGGAGCGCCCCGTCCATCCGTGTCAGCCCGAGATCGCCGGGGTCAAGCACGTCTACCTCGCCGCGCCCGGCTCCGACGCGCACCGCTCACGCCACGCCATGGCCATCCACCCGGGCTGGTTCGATCGCTCCCCGTGCGGCACCGGCACCTCCGCACGGATGGCGCAGCTGCACGCCCGCGGGATGCTGCCGCTGCACCAGGACTTCGTCAACGAGTCCTTCATCGGCACCGAGTTCACCGGCCGCCTCGTGGCGGAAACCGACGTCGGCGGGGTGCCCGCCGTCGTTCCCCGCATCACGGGACGTGCCTGGATCACCGGCACCGCCCAGTACTTCCTCGACCCGGACGACCCCTTTCCCGGAGGTTTCCTCCTGTGACCAGCGCCCTGGCCCAGGTTGTCTCACACAACCCGGCCGCCCCCTCCGACGTCCTGGTGCGGATCCCCGCCCCGGGGGCCTTCGCCGCCGTCGACGCCGTGGAGCGGGCCCATGCCGCCCAGCCCGGCTGGCACCTGGGCGGCACGGCCGCCCGCTCGGCCGCGCTCGGCGCCGTGGCCGCCGCCATCGATTCCGCCGCGGACGAGCTGGCTGCCCTCGCCGTACGCGAAGTGGGCAAGCCGCTCGCCGAAGCACGTGCCGAGGTGACCCGCACCGCCGCGATCTGGCGGTACTACGCCCAGGCCGCCTTCGAGTGCACCGGGGCGGTCCACGAGACGGCCGACGGTCCGGGGCTGCTGCTGACCCGCCGCCGTCCGCACGGAGTGGCGGGCCTCATCACCCCATGGAACTTTCCCTTCGCGATCCCCAGCTGGAAGGCGGCCCCGGCACTCGCGACGGGCAACACCGTCGTCCTGAAGCCGGCACCGGAAGCGACCGCGTGCGCCCAGCGCCTGGCCGAGATCGTCCACCACGCCCTGCCCGCCGGGGCCTTCACCGTACTGCCCGGCGGCCCCACCGAAGGCAACGCCGTCGTCTCCGCCGCCGACGTGGTCTCCTTCACCGGCTCCACGACCGTGGGCCAAGCGGTCGTCCGCACCGCCACCGCACGGGGCGTCCCCGTGCAGGCCGAGATGGGCGGGCTGAACGCGGCGATCGTCCTGCCCGACGCCGACATCCCGCGGGCCGCCGCGCACATCGCCGCCGCGATCGCCGGTTACGCGGGTCAGAAGTGCACCGCCACCAGCCGCGTGATCGCGGTCGGCGCCGCCCACGACCCGCTGCGCGAGGCCCTCACCGAGGCACTGCGAGCGCTCCCTGTGGGTGACCCCGCCGACCCCGCCACCGTGTGCGGACCGCTGATCAACGAGTCGGCCCGCGACCGGGTGATCCAGGCGAGAAAGGGCCTCTCCGCCGTCGCCTGCGCCGCCGTCCCCGAGGGGGCGGACGGCTGGTACGCGGCCCCGGCCCTGGTCGAGCAGGTGCCGCCCGGCCACCGGCTGCTGTGTGAGGAGGTCTTCGGACCGCTGGCGGCGCTGCTGCCGGCCGACGACCTGGCCCACGCGGTCCGGATCACCAACTCCGTCGCACACGGCCTGGTCACCTCTGTGCACACCGCCTCGCTCGACACCGCGCTGCACGGGCTCGACCACCTCGACACCGGCATGATCCGCGTCAACGCCCCGTCCACCGGGGTCGACTTCCACCTGCCCTTCGGCGGAGCCAAGGCATCCAGCCACGGTCCACGCGAACAGGGACGCGCTGCCATCGCGTTCTACACGTCCGACCGCACCTACACACTGACCCCAGCACACCCACAGGCACCTGCGAAAACAACGTGACATTGTACGCTGGTGATCCGCTCGGCCACGAGGGAACAGGTCACGAAGGGATCACCACCACCATGGGCCACCTCAAGCAGCGCAACCTCATCACCACCAGGGAGCGGCTGCGCGACCAGGTCGCCCACGCCCTGCGCGCCGCACTGATCTCCGGGGAACTGCGCCCCGGCGAGGTCTACTCGGCGCCCGGTCTCGCGGAGGACTTCGGCATCTCCGCGACACCGGTGCGCGAGGCGATGCTCGACCTGGCCCGCGAGGGCCTCGTCGAACCGGTTCGCAACAAGGGCTTCCGTGTCACCGAGGTCAACGAACACGACCTCGACCAGTACACCGAGATCCGTACGCTGATCGAGGTCCCCATGGTCGGCCGGATCACCCGCGAAGCCGCGCGCGAAGACCTGGAGGCGCTGCGCCCGGTCGCCGAGGAGATCGTGCACGCCGCCCGCGAGCACGACCTCATCGGCTATCTCGAGGCCGACCGCCGGTTTCACCTCTCCCTGCTCGCCCTCGCCGGCAATGACCGGCTCGTTGAGACGGTCGGCGACCTGCGCAAGCGTTCGCGCCTGTACGGGCTGACCGCTCTGGACGAGCGGGACCAGCTGATCCCGTCGGCCGAGGAGCACATCGAACTCCTCGACCTGATGGTGGCGGGTGACGCGGAGGGCGCCGAGACGTGCATGACCCGCCACCTCGGACATGTGCGCTCGCTGTGGGCCAAGGGCGCCCAGGAACAGGAGAAGAAGCCCAGCAAGCGCGTGACCAGGAGGAAGCTGGGCGTGGCCCGCTGAGCCCGCTCCGGGGAACCATCACGCACCGGGCGCGCGGGGGCGGGGTGCGTCCGCGCCCCGCCCCCGCGGCGCGCCACCTCGCACAACGCGGGGTCGCACAACGCGGGGTCGCACAACGCGGGGTTATGGCCAAGCGGGAGCTGCCGCGGGCGGATCGGGCCATTCCACACTGGGCGGTACACATCACACGCCACGTCCCCGGCACACCGCCGCCCTCCACGCACCTGCCCGCCTAACCCGGCCGCGCAGGTCCGGGAAAGAACGCCTTGACTTCCTCCCCCGCCTAAAGGCGGGGGATTCCAGCGGTCACCCGCTGGGGTTCCTGCTTCACCGACGACCGCCCCGTCCGGGAGGACTCCCGTTGAGGTCTTACACCGTCTCCACCGGCAGACGCCGCCAGCCCGGCGGCCAGGATGTTGCGTGTCGCGTTCACGTCACGGTCATGCACGGTGCCGCAGTCGCAGGTCCACTCACGGACGTTCAGCGGCAGCTTCTCGCGGACCGTGCCGCAGGCCCCGCACAGCTTCGAGCTGGGGAACCAACGGTCGATCACCACGAGTTCGCGCCCGTACCAGGCGCACTTGTACTCCGGCATGGAGCGCAGTTCCGTCCAGGCCGCGTCGGATATGGCGCGCGCGAGCTTGCCGTTCTTCAGCAGGTTGCGGACGGTGAGGTCCTCGATCACGACCGTTTGGTTCTCACGGACGAGCCGAGTGGTGAGTTGGTGCAGGAAGTCCCGGCGGCGGTCGGCGATCCGAGCATGGACCCTGACGGCCTTCCGGCGGGCCTTCTCCCGGTTGTTCGAGCCCTTGGGCTTGCGGGACAGCTCCCGCTGAGCCTTGGCGAGTCGGGTCCGGTCGCGGCGCTCGTGCCTGGGGTTGGTGATCTTCTCCCCGGTGGACAGGGTCACCAGCGACGTGATCCCGGCGTCGATGCCGACCGCCGCGTCCGTGGCCGGGGTGGGGGCGATGGTGTCCTCGCACAGCAGGGACACGAACCAGCGCCCCGCCGCGTCCCGGGAGACGGTCACCGTGGTCGGCTTCGCCCCCTCCGGGAGCGGGCGCGACCAGCGAATGTCCAGCGGCGCGGTCATCTTCGCCAACGTCAGGCGCCCGTCACACCACGTGAAGGTGGAGCGGCTCCGCGCTCGCGCGAGACTCGCCGAATCGCCCTGACGGCGATTCACCTCTCCCTGCCCTGCTCCGCAGGATTCCGTTTCCTCCCCAGTCTGAAGGCCGGGGTATCCACGGAGGAATCCCGATGAACCCCGCGTACGCGACCGTCGACCACTCCTTCACCGTCCCACTGGACCACGCCGACCCCGGCGGCCCCACCCTCCAGATCTTCGCCCGGGAAGTCGCCGACCCGGGCCGCGCCGATGACGACCTGCCCTGGCTGCTCTATCTGCAGGGCGGACCGGGCGGCAAGTCGCCCCGTCCGGCGGCCGGGTCGCCCGGCTGGCTGTCCCGGGCGCTGAAGACGCACCGCGTGCTGCTCCTCGACCAACGGGGCACCGGCCGCTCCAGCCCGGTGACCGCCAAGGCGGCCGCCCGGCTCAAGGATCCAGGCCGACTCGCCGCATATCTCGCGCACTTCAGGGCCGACTCGATCGTCGCCGACGCGGAGCTGATACGCCGCGAGCTGCGCGGTGAGCGGCCCTGGGAGACACTCGGCCAGAGCTACGGCGGCTTCGTCACCCTCACATACCTCTCCCACGCCCCCGAGGGGCTGACGGCATGCTACGTGGCCGGAGGTCTGCCGGGGCTCACCGCCACCGCCGACGACGTGTACGCGCGCACCTATCCGCGTGTACACGACCGCGTCCTGGAGTACTACGACCGCTATCCGGACGACGCCGCCCTCCTGCGTCACGTCGCCGACCGACTCGCGACAGACCATGTGCGCCTGCCGGACGGAGACCGCCTCACCGTCCGCCGGCTGCGCACCCTCGGCCTCGCCCTCGGCATGGGGGACGGCTTCGAGCGCCTGCACTGGCTGCTCGACGAAGCCCTGGACGGACGCGGCGAGTTGACCGACACCTTCCTCCACCAGGTGATGGGCCTGACCGGGTTCACGGACAACCCACTGTTCGCCGTGTTGCAGGAAACGCTGTACGGGCAGGGGGCCGGGCCCACGGGCTGGGCGGCCGCCCGTGCGCTCGCCGCCTTCCCCGCGTTCGCCGAGGACGCGGAGACCCTCCTGCTCACCGGGGAGATGATCTACCCCTGGATGTTCGGGGACATCAAGGCCCTGCGTCCCTTCGCGCAGGCCGTCGACCTCCTCGCCCGGCGGACCGACTGGCCGCCGCTGTACGACACCGGTCGCCTGGCCGCCAACGAGGTCCCGCTGGCGGCGGTCGTCTACCACGACGACATGTACGTGGACGCGGGCCTGTCCCTGCGGACCTCGCGCGAGGTCGGCGCCACCCGCGTCTGGGTCACCAACGAGTGGGAGCACGACGGGCTCACCAGCTC
This window contains:
- a CDS encoding aldehyde dehydrogenase, which gives rise to MTSALAQVVSHNPAAPSDVLVRIPAPGAFAAVDAVERAHAAQPGWHLGGTAARSAALGAVAAAIDSAADELAALAVREVGKPLAEARAEVTRTAAIWRYYAQAAFECTGAVHETADGPGLLLTRRRPHGVAGLITPWNFPFAIPSWKAAPALATGNTVVLKPAPEATACAQRLAEIVHHALPAGAFTVLPGGPTEGNAVVSAADVVSFTGSTTVGQAVVRTATARGVPVQAEMGGLNAAIVLPDADIPRAAAHIAAAIAGYAGQKCTATSRVIAVGAAHDPLREALTEALRALPVGDPADPATVCGPLINESARDRVIQARKGLSAVACAAVPEGADGWYAAPALVEQVPPGHRLLCEEVFGPLAALLPADDLAHAVRITNSVAHGLVTSVHTASLDTALHGLDHLDTGMIRVNAPSTGVDFHLPFGGAKASSHGPREQGRAAIAFYTSDRTYTLTPAHPQAPAKTT
- a CDS encoding NAD(P)/FAD-dependent oxidoreductase yields the protein MPDSPSEEVTDDAYEAPYDLAVIGAGCAGLAGAVTASELGLSVALLDGSGQIGGQFYRRPAPALGAVRPEALHHDWSAFADLRRRLEASDIVHLAGHHVWAVTRGSEGDAAWAVHAVTGADGDGDRPVRVRARTVLFATGAYERHLPFPGWTLPGVVGAGGAQAMMKSALVLPGRRVVVAGSGPLLLAVASSLATAGARVPAVVEASGYLGYARRPGVLAVNPHKLAEALVHGAALLRHGVRLRTRSAVTEVHGTDRVEAVTVSRVDRDWRPVQGTGRQIACDALAVGHGLVPQTELATGLGCATRRTPDGTYALALDGLQETSVPGLWAAGETGGIGGAQLARAEGGIAGIAAAARVYGQPALTRGGRVRRLQRRRDRMRAFADVMAAAHAPGPGWVHWPDDATDVCRCEEVTAGAIREAVADYGARDARTVKLLTRAGMGWCQGRVCGAAVACLAAGPGAASVPPSAERRPLAVPVPLGVLGALDPGDAVAEPATLQAPTDSTGRPDTAGPDGADKPTS
- a CDS encoding proline racemase family protein; the encoded protein is MRTRHVFHAVDSHTEGMPTRVITGGAGVIPGATMAERRLHFIEHMDHLRTLLMYEPRGHASMSGAILQPPTRPDADVGVLYIEVSGLLPMCGHGTIGVATVLVETGMVPVTEPVTRIRLDTPAGLVSVDVHVENGAARAVTLTNVPAFCVGLERKVDVPGYGTVRYDLAFGGNFYAFVELDTMGLPFDRSRKDELLAAGLAVMDAINASPERPVHPCQPEIAGVKHVYLAAPGSDAHRSRHAMAIHPGWFDRSPCGTGTSARMAQLHARGMLPLHQDFVNESFIGTEFTGRLVAETDVGGVPAVVPRITGRAWITGTAQYFLDPDDPFPGGFLL
- a CDS encoding dihydrodipicolinate synthase family protein — protein: MTATTAGTTWNADHPWRGIMVATALPLREDLSVDYDAYAEHVRWLLDNGCDGVVPNGSLGEYQTLTDDERARVVRTAIEAAGDGARVMPGVAAYGSAESRRLAEQAAAEGCGSVLLLPPNAYRADDRAVRAHYAEVARAGLPVVGYNNPIDTKVDLTPALLAGLHGDGSIVAVKEFTGDVRRAYEIAELAPDLDLLIGADDVLLELALAGAVGWIAGYPNAFPATCAELYHAAVAGDLGTARPLYRSLHSLLRWDSKTEFVQAIKLSMDIVGRRGGPTRPPRLPLPAAIETAVRAATEKAAADGHH
- a CDS encoding FAD-binding oxidoreductase; translated protein: MPTRSSPDLIIVGAGVVGAACAYYAARSGLSVTVIDRGPVAGGTTGAGEGNLLVSDKEPGPELDLALLSTRLWRELSGELPARIEYEAKGGLVVASGEAGMVALRNFAARQERAGVATEEITGDRLGDLEPHLAPGLAGGFHYPQDAQVQPALAAAHLLRAAGGQRSGRVRLRLGEDVTGVLTGAQGEVRGVRMVSGDLHAPYVVNAAGPWGGEMARLAGVELPVLPRRGFVLVTEPLPRVVRRKVYAADYVADVASGSAALQTSAVVEGTPAGPILIGASRERVGFDRTLSVEVLRRLAAQATRLFPVLARIRVMRTYAGFRPYLPDHLPAIGPDPRVPGLLQACGHEGAGIGLAPATGMIVARILSGKDLPLDIEPFRPDRFGDV
- a CDS encoding alpha/beta fold hydrolase; amino-acid sequence: MNPAYATVDHSFTVPLDHADPGGPTLQIFAREVADPGRADDDLPWLLYLQGGPGGKSPRPAAGSPGWLSRALKTHRVLLLDQRGTGRSSPVTAKAAARLKDPGRLAAYLAHFRADSIVADAELIRRELRGERPWETLGQSYGGFVTLTYLSHAPEGLTACYVAGGLPGLTATADDVYARTYPRVHDRVLEYYDRYPDDAALLRHVADRLATDHVRLPDGDRLTVRRLRTLGLALGMGDGFERLHWLLDEALDGRGELTDTFLHQVMGLTGFTDNPLFAVLQETLYGQGAGPTGWAAARALAAFPAFAEDAETLLLTGEMIYPWMFGDIKALRPFAQAVDLLARRTDWPPLYDTGRLAANEVPLAAVVYHDDMYVDAGLSLRTSREVGATRVWVTNEWEHDGLTSSGGRVLARLMDLVAGRA
- a CDS encoding GntR family transcriptional regulator, with translation MGHLKQRNLITTRERLRDQVAHALRAALISGELRPGEVYSAPGLAEDFGISATPVREAMLDLAREGLVEPVRNKGFRVTEVNEHDLDQYTEIRTLIEVPMVGRITREAAREDLEALRPVAEEIVHAAREHDLIGYLEADRRFHLSLLALAGNDRLVETVGDLRKRSRLYGLTALDERDQLIPSAEEHIELLDLMVAGDAEGAETCMTRHLGHVRSLWAKGAQEQEKKPSKRVTRRKLGVAR
- a CDS encoding (2Fe-2S)-binding protein → MARDRTPAELAGAAPEAPFEITFDGRALTALPGQSVAAALWSTGILSWRATRRGGRARGAFCGIGQCYDCLATINGRPNRRACLVPARPGDTITTQEGHGHAGLAV